GCAAAGTACTGAAACGCTTATAGCTCCAACTCCTGCGCTGATGCCGACAACAGGAGAGACCTCCATTATGTATTCAGGCTTCCTGCCGAGCAGTTTGGTCAGACTGTCTTCATAAGCCTTTGCCGTTTTATGAGCGTGGGCATGGGTTATATTGTATGAGACAACGTTGCACTTGCGGTTCAGCTCCTCGACGAATCCAAGTATCTTCTTCATATTGCCCAACTTGCTGAAGGCCTTTCCATAAAGCTTTGAATTGCCTTCCCTGTCGACTGAGACTATTGGCTTCAAATTCATCACCTTTCCCACAAGTCCAAGAACAGGGCTTACCCTCCCGCCTTTCACCATGTATTTGAGAGTATTGACGCTTACGAAGATCCTCGTGTTTTTTGTCAGGGACTCGATCGTCTCGACGATATCATCGTGGACACTCCCTTCTTCGATCATCCGGGCGGCCTTCAGTGCTAGCAGGCCGATCGATCCGGAAACATGGCGGGAGTTGATAACACTGATCTTCTTCTTTAGTTTTTCGGCGGCTTTGGTGCTTGCGTTCCACGTGCCGCTGAGTTTGTCTGAGACATGAATGGCGATTATTGAGTCATAGTGAGTTCCTAGAAAGTGGTAAAGGTTCTGGAGAGTGTTCATACCAGGTTGTGCTGAAACGGGGTATTCATCTGCGGAATCGAGCAAAGAATAGAACTGATCGGCCTTCATGGTTATCTTGTCCAGATACTGGCTTTGACCAAAGTTCAGATAGAGAGGAACCATCTGAATCTGGTAGTAGTCTATCACTTCCTTCGGCAAGTCGCATACCGAATCAACAACGAGAGCGATTGGGTATTTCCGTTTCTGGCTAACTCTATACTGCATCTCCATGTCGTCAACCTTCTGCTGAGTGACAGCACCGAAATCTTTAAGCTTGTAAAACAACTCAGCCGGTTCGTTTGTGTGAACATGAATTCTTACTTTGCTCTCGGTGCCGGCAACAAGAGCGGAGTCTCCAGATTCGCTAATGATTGACTTAATTCCTTCGATATTCAGTTTAGTACCTTCAATTATCGCTTCAGTACAGAATCTATTCTCAATGTTCCCTTCGTCGATGTGAACGTGATTTCTTAGCTCAACATCAGGGATTATCTCATCTTCGAGATTCACACTCTTGCCGCTTAGAAAGGTTTTGATCCCTTCAATAAATGCAACAAAGCCCTTTGCGCCGGCATCGACTACGCCGGCCTTTTTCAGTATGGAGAGTTTCTCAGGGGTTTCTTCGAGCGACTTCTGAGCGACTGCGTGCGACTGAGTTATCACTTCGAGCAGCGATTTGTCGGAACCGTCAATAGTATTGAGAGCATCGGCCCAGTCTTTCATAACGGTCAGCATAGTTCCTTCAACTGGAGTAACCATTGCGTTATAAGCGTAGGATATTGCTTCTTGAGCCGCTCGTGCGAAAGTCTGCCTGTCTATGCTTTCACGATTTCCTATTGCAGTACTGAGCCCATGCATGTACTGGGCAAAAATCGCTCCTGAATTTCCCCTCGCACCCATTAAAGCAGCATCAGCGATTGATCTGGTCGTCTTGCCTATCGATTTGGAGACAGAGGTGAGCTCAAGTATATACTTCATCGTTGAGGCGAGATTAGTTCCGGTGTCACCGTCTGCGACCGGGAAGACGTTTATCTTGTTCAAATAGTTTTGCTCCTTGATAACAGCCGTAGCACCCGAAGAGAAGGCACTGA
The nucleotide sequence above comes from Mesotoga sp. Brook.08.105.5.1. Encoded proteins:
- a CDS encoding DegV family protein, producing the protein MDSRSMNLLDGTMFFSAFSSGATAVIKEQNYLNKINVFPVADGDTGTNLASTMKYILELTSVSKSIGKTTRSIADAALMGARGNSGAIFAQYMHGLSTAIGNRESIDRQTFARAAQEAISYAYNAMVTPVEGTMLTVMKDWADALNTIDGSDKSLLEVITQSHAVAQKSLEETPEKLSILKKAGVVDAGAKGFVAFIEGIKTFLSGKSVNLEDEIIPDVELRNHVHIDEGNIENRFCTEAIIEGTKLNIEGIKSIISESGDSALVAGTESKVRIHVHTNEPAELFYKLKDFGAVTQQKVDDMEMQYRVSQKRKYPIALVVDSVCDLPKEVIDYYQIQMVPLYLNFGQSQYLDKITMKADQFYSLLDSADEYPVSAQPGMNTLQNLYHFLGTHYDSIIAIHVSDKLSGTWNASTKAAEKLKKKISVINSRHVSGSIGLLALKAARMIEEGSVHDDIVETIESLTKNTRIFVSVNTLKYMVKGGRVSPVLGLVGKVMNLKPIVSVDREGNSKLYGKAFSKLGNMKKILGFVEELNRKCNVVSYNITHAHAHKTAKAYEDSLTKLLGRKPEYIMEVSPVVGISAGVGAISVSVLCKSDTWAPDVRIK